In one Bacillus sp. PK3_68 genomic region, the following are encoded:
- a CDS encoding zinc-binding dehydrogenase: protein MKAVVHAEVPGIAGVTYRDMEEDQPKAGEVKIRLKTAGLNHRDLFVLTRHKPSDPPLIVGSDGAGVVEKVGEGVTGIQVGDEVIVNPGLGWRKNSEAPPAGFEIIGLPDHGTFAEKIVIPAENAVPKPEYLSWEEAGVLSLAALTAYRVLFTRGKVTPGMKVLIPGIGSGVATFLLQFAKAAGAVVYVTSRSREKAAKALEMGADKAIDSNEDWQQALGDEKMDLVIECVGAATFNKSLEQLRPGGTIVTFGASAGDEVNINLRTFFYGQFNLLGSTMGSAEEFSEMLKFIESYKIKPVVDTVYPLSKFKQAFKRMEEAEQLGKIGFSIH from the coding sequence GTGAAGGCAGTTGTTCATGCAGAGGTGCCGGGGATTGCAGGAGTTACATACAGGGACATGGAAGAGGATCAGCCAAAGGCCGGGGAAGTCAAAATTAGGTTAAAAACAGCAGGGTTGAATCATCGGGATTTATTTGTTCTCACCCGTCACAAGCCGTCAGATCCTCCTCTGATTGTTGGTTCAGACGGAGCTGGAGTAGTAGAAAAGGTTGGAGAGGGAGTAACGGGAATACAAGTCGGAGATGAAGTAATTGTTAATCCGGGGCTTGGCTGGCGAAAGAACAGTGAGGCGCCTCCAGCCGGGTTTGAAATTATTGGCTTGCCTGATCATGGCACATTTGCGGAGAAAATAGTCATCCCTGCTGAAAATGCAGTACCTAAGCCAGAATATTTGTCGTGGGAAGAAGCGGGTGTTTTGTCATTAGCTGCCCTTACTGCTTATCGTGTGCTGTTTACTAGAGGAAAGGTTACGCCTGGAATGAAAGTATTAATACCAGGAATCGGAAGCGGAGTGGCTACCTTTCTCCTTCAGTTTGCCAAAGCCGCAGGCGCCGTTGTCTATGTCACCTCTCGTTCGAGGGAGAAAGCAGCAAAGGCACTGGAGATGGGGGCAGATAAAGCGATCGACAGCAATGAGGATTGGCAGCAAGCGCTCGGTGATGAAAAAATGGACCTCGTGATCGAATGTGTCGGGGCAGCTACGTTTAATAAGTCGCTCGAACAATTACGGCCGGGTGGAACAATCGTTACATTCGGTGCTTCAGCAGGAGATGAAGTAAACATCAACTTGCGCACTTTCTTTTATGGGCAGTTCAACCTGCTTGGTTCAACCATGGGGAGTGCTGAAGAATTTAGTGAGATGCTGAAGTTTATTGAGTCTTACAAGATAAAGCCGGTTGTCGATACTGTGTATCCGCTCAGTAAATTTAAGCAGGCTTTTAAAAGGATGGAAGAAGCTGAACAGCTAGGGAAAATCGGTTTTTCTATTCACTGA
- a CDS encoding sigma-70 family RNA polymerase sigma factor, translated as MEEIFVEALQADDYDSLFHQVMTTYGQDILVLVYSYVRNKTVAEDLTQEIFVKCYQFIRTFHHQSKMKTWLWRIAINHCKDHLKSWHTRSVETVDTDTIHSPVSVENVEGQVIKKDEQSGLMEAVLQLSVSYCEIIYLRYYEDLPLKESERIKKWVS; from the coding sequence GTGGAAGAAATATTTGTTGAAGCACTTCAAGCCGATGATTATGATTCACTCTTTCATCAGGTGATGACCACGTATGGACAAGACATTTTGGTGCTTGTCTATTCCTACGTAAGAAATAAAACGGTTGCCGAAGATCTAACCCAAGAAATTTTCGTTAAATGTTACCAGTTCATTCGCACCTTCCATCACCAGTCAAAAATGAAAACATGGCTGTGGAGAATTGCTATCAATCATTGTAAAGATCATTTAAAAAGCTGGCATACTCGTAGTGTAGAAACAGTGGACACGGATACTATACATTCTCCTGTCTCTGTGGAAAATGTAGAAGGACAAGTAATAAAAAAAGACGAACAGTCGGGGCTGATGGAAGCTGTCTTGCAGCTTTCTGTTTCATACTGTGAAATTATCTATCTGCGCTACTATGAAGATTTACCTTTAAAAGAAAGTGAACGAATAAAAAAGTGGGTCTCCTGA
- the hemG gene encoding protoporphyrinogen oxidase yields MKTVLVIGGGITGLSAMYELHKWKQQTQSDVRLVLTEAAGELGGKIRTVKSNGFMMETGADSIVTRKASSMAFIEELGLQNEMVYNATGRSFIYTDGKLKPIPADAVFGIPASVESLAKSTLVSAEGKVEALKDFYIRNNTFTKNDSIGKFLEHFFGKELVEKQIAPVLSGVYSGNLSDLTIASTLPYLLDYKEKYGSIIKGLEANKEKFQSSGKKFLSFKNGLDTLIEAFAGKLEEAEIRKNMKAEKIKKIKDYYKVSFANGEVVEADYVVLSIPHTAAEKLFNDQALAGEFSRLKTSSLISVYAGFNVPDSLLPADGTGFITANTHELSCNACTWTSRKWAHTSESGNLLVRLFYKSSHPAFASLQEMNEEELLQVAIKDIHQGLGMELEPIVSEVTNWSDSMPNYLITHPQTVQALEKDLAASYPGILLAGCSYYGVGIPDCIENGEAAAKGIIDLF; encoded by the coding sequence GTGAAAACGGTCTTAGTTATTGGCGGTGGCATTACAGGGCTGTCCGCTATGTATGAATTGCACAAATGGAAACAGCAAACACAATCAGATGTAAGGTTAGTGCTTACAGAAGCAGCTGGTGAGCTCGGCGGAAAGATCCGCACAGTAAAGAGCAACGGATTTATGATGGAAACAGGTGCTGACTCCATCGTCACACGCAAAGCGAGCAGCATGGCCTTTATTGAAGAACTTGGCTTGCAAAATGAAATGGTCTATAATGCGACGGGACGCTCGTTTATTTATACAGATGGAAAGTTAAAACCGATTCCTGCCGATGCCGTATTTGGTATTCCGGCAAGCGTGGAGTCGCTCGCCAAAAGTACACTTGTATCGGCAGAAGGAAAAGTAGAGGCGTTGAAAGATTTTTATATTAGAAATAATACCTTTACAAAAAACGACTCGATCGGCAAGTTTTTGGAGCACTTCTTCGGGAAGGAATTGGTTGAAAAACAGATTGCTCCCGTTCTCTCCGGCGTGTATTCCGGTAATCTCAGCGATTTGACTATTGCTTCTACGCTCCCTTACTTGCTGGATTATAAAGAGAAGTATGGAAGCATTATTAAAGGATTGGAAGCAAATAAGGAAAAGTTTCAAAGCAGCGGGAAAAAGTTTCTTTCTTTTAAAAATGGCTTAGATACATTGATTGAGGCATTTGCAGGCAAGCTTGAGGAAGCGGAAATCCGCAAGAACATGAAGGCCGAGAAAATAAAAAAAATAAAGGATTATTATAAAGTCTCTTTTGCAAATGGTGAAGTGGTTGAAGCCGATTACGTGGTACTCAGCATTCCCCATACAGCTGCGGAAAAGCTATTTAATGACCAGGCGCTTGCTGGAGAATTTTCCCGCTTGAAAACCAGCTCTTTGATTAGTGTATATGCCGGTTTCAACGTGCCTGACAGCTTGCTTCCAGCAGATGGAACAGGTTTTATTACAGCGAATACTCATGAGTTATCATGTAACGCATGCACCTGGACAAGCCGCAAATGGGCGCATACATCAGAAAGCGGCAATCTGCTCGTGCGTTTATTCTATAAAAGCAGTCACCCGGCATTCGCTTCCTTGCAGGAAATGAACGAAGAAGAACTGCTTCAAGTAGCCATAAAAGACATTCATCAAGGGCTTGGCATGGAGCTTGAACCAATTGTGAGTGAAGTAACGAACTGGTCTGATAGTATGCCGAACTATTTAATCACCCATCCACAAACAGTCCAGGCACTTGAGAAGGACTTGGCAGCTTCTTATCCGGGTATTTTGCTGGCTGGCTGTTCTTATTACGGTGTAGGCATCCCAGATTGCATCGAGAATGGAGAAGCTGCGGCAAAAGGGATTATTGATCTTTTTTAA
- a CDS encoding arylamine N-acetyltransferase, which produces MDHLVKKLKESGYTETWPPVKRVSFVLQKFAEWFPFENVDALLGDQENITAEFLTNKMVRGQRGGLCYEINPLLLLLLQELGFEAQLGAATIKNNDDNWALDRTHALVLLYLEGERYIADSGFGNRLALSPLPLDGKEVVSPAGTFRLRTHKTEKGEIAMEGLNDEGQWFVCYAFDWEVVPWEKLSDMKQTIHTHPHSPFNKRLLIARTLPDGTQSINEERRHTKWKDGREETFSFQDIQSLLHTVRHTCSPALATAIEKYKEQ; this is translated from the coding sequence ATGGATCATTTAGTGAAAAAACTGAAAGAATCTGGGTATACTGAAACTTGGCCGCCCGTAAAACGAGTATCATTTGTTTTGCAAAAGTTTGCTGAATGGTTTCCTTTTGAAAATGTCGATGCATTGCTTGGAGATCAGGAGAATATTACGGCGGAATTTTTAACTAATAAGATGGTTAGAGGACAACGCGGCGGGCTTTGCTATGAAATTAATCCGCTTTTACTCCTTCTTTTGCAAGAGCTTGGTTTTGAAGCACAGTTAGGAGCCGCTACCATCAAAAATAATGATGATAACTGGGCACTTGACCGCACTCATGCCCTTGTTCTCTTATATTTAGAAGGAGAAAGATATATAGCTGACAGCGGATTTGGGAACCGCCTTGCTCTTTCTCCTCTTCCACTCGACGGTAAAGAAGTTGTCTCTCCTGCAGGTACGTTTAGGCTGCGCACGCACAAGACAGAAAAAGGAGAGATCGCAATGGAAGGCCTCAATGATGAAGGACAATGGTTCGTTTGTTATGCCTTTGACTGGGAAGTTGTGCCATGGGAAAAGCTATCCGACATGAAGCAGACCATCCACACCCATCCACATTCTCCCTTTAATAAACGACTGCTCATTGCCCGTACTTTGCCAGATGGAACCCAGTCCATTAATGAAGAGCGTCGTCATACAAAATGGAAGGACGGCCGTGAAGAAACTTTCTCTTTTCAAGATATACAATCCTTGCTTCACACCGTGCGTCATACATGCTCTCCTGCTTTAGCGACAGCGATAGAAAAGTACAAAGAGCAATAA
- a CDS encoding cold-shock protein, with the protein MEHGKVKWFNSEKGFGFIEREDGEDVFVHFSAIQTEGYKTLDEGQEVTFDVEEGQRGLQAANVTPV; encoded by the coding sequence ATGGAACACGGAAAAGTAAAATGGTTTAACAGTGAAAAAGGCTTCGGATTTATTGAAAGAGAAGACGGAGAAGATGTATTCGTTCATTTCTCGGCTATTCAAACTGAGGGATACAAAACTTTAGATGAAGGCCAGGAAGTAACATTTGACGTAGAGGAAGGCCAACGCGGCCTGCAAGCGGCAAATGTAACGCCGGTATAA
- a CDS encoding STAS domain-containing protein — translation MKDELLYIGTKIVDNHLTLAQRIEGAINKENNKAEIKNTASLAERRKHRSKLIVCFGRALYEEGDLVSKEVEKLGRKTAEIAIQYNISLSNILREIATYRTVIWDVFTEELEQRKFAAITMLDVSKMIDPLLDQICKIIGEVYEAHSNKLMKMAYTALEELSVPVVPVAEGIAAIPLVGAIDTHRAKLVMEVALEEGARMNLSHMIIDVSGVPIIDTMVADQLFQVIRALHLTGVKATLTGIRPEIAQTIVNLGINFNELNPCVNLQEALKNLGFRRIES, via the coding sequence ATGAAGGATGAGCTACTTTACATAGGGACGAAAATTGTAGACAACCACCTGACTTTAGCTCAAAGAATAGAAGGAGCTATCAATAAAGAAAATAACAAAGCTGAAATAAAAAATACCGCTTCCCTCGCTGAGCGCAGAAAGCATAGATCAAAATTAATCGTGTGTTTTGGAAGAGCTCTATATGAAGAGGGAGACCTTGTTTCTAAAGAAGTGGAAAAATTGGGAAGAAAAACAGCGGAAATTGCTATTCAATATAATATCTCCCTAAGTAATATTCTGAGAGAGATAGCTACTTACCGTACAGTTATTTGGGATGTGTTCACAGAAGAGCTGGAGCAAAGAAAGTTTGCCGCCATTACCATGCTCGATGTTTCAAAAATGATTGATCCTTTACTTGATCAGATCTGCAAAATAATTGGTGAAGTATATGAAGCTCATAGCAATAAACTTATGAAAATGGCCTATACAGCACTCGAAGAATTGTCCGTTCCCGTCGTCCCAGTTGCAGAAGGAATTGCAGCCATTCCACTAGTGGGAGCCATTGATACACATCGGGCTAAATTAGTAATGGAAGTTGCTCTGGAAGAAGGAGCGCGCATGAACTTATCTCACATGATTATTGATGTCTCAGGCGTTCCCATTATTGACACAATGGTTGCTGATCAGCTATTCCAAGTTATCAGAGCTTTGCATTTAACAGGAGTCAAGGCCACTTTAACAGGCATTCGTCCAGAGATCGCCCAAACAATTGTCAATCTCGGTATTAATTTTAACGAACTAAATCCTTGTGTGAACCTTCAGGAAGCATTAAAAAACCTAGGTTTTCGCAGAATTGAAAGCTGA